The Desulfovibrio sp. UIB00 genome has a window encoding:
- a CDS encoding Fe-only nitrogenase accessory AnfO family protein has product MKCDCIAVLENTDNSITSMENCTHLSVWQRDWSTGKGWHACDPVPFSLEGCGTLPQMRDRLRQLALLLPAEAAIAGASISGLAYNELSRMGFCLCELDAFSPDILDALASEILASAQGEVQVPTAPTPTDTPGVYSINLMEVQAAHPEITSKKALRPFFASTPFVELELICGHMPPWLEEHMRQQRLTCALTRQDDGTVRARISHALCGETASNGR; this is encoded by the coding sequence ATGAAATGCGACTGCATTGCAGTATTGGAAAATACAGATAATTCAATCACCTCAATGGAAAACTGCACCCACCTTTCCGTCTGGCAGCGCGACTGGAGCACGGGTAAGGGCTGGCATGCCTGTGATCCCGTGCCCTTTTCTCTTGAAGGCTGCGGCACCCTGCCCCAGATGCGCGATCGGCTGCGCCAACTGGCCCTTCTGCTGCCCGCAGAGGCGGCCATAGCCGGGGCCAGTATTTCCGGTCTTGCCTACAACGAACTCAGCCGCATGGGCTTTTGCCTGTGCGAGCTGGACGCATTCTCGCCCGATATTCTGGATGCCCTGGCCAGCGAGATTCTGGCTTCCGCCCAAGGGGAAGTGCAGGTTCCCACCGCGCCCACGCCCACGGATACGCCCGGCGTATACAGCATAAATCTTATGGAAGTGCAGGCCGCGCACCCGGAAATCACGTCAAAAAAAGCCCTGCGTCCCTTTTTTGCGTCCACGCCCTTTGTGGAACTGGAACTCATCTGCGGGCACATGCCCCCCTGGCTTGAGGAGCACATGCGCCAGCAGCGCCTGACATGCGCCCTCACCCGGCAGGATGACGGAACCGTCCGCGCCCGGATTTCGCATGCGCTTTGCGGCGAAACTGCGTCCAATGGACGTTAG